The Streptomyces aurantiacus genome includes a region encoding these proteins:
- a CDS encoding esterase/lipase family protein, with protein sequence MLPWKHLLRPLAALLLTAAVAIVPATAATAATDRAEAATSRGWNDYSCTPSAAHPRPVVLVHGTFANSVDNWLGLAPYLVNRDYCVYALDYGQLPGVPFFHGLGPIDKSAEQLKTFVDKVLAATGAAEADLVGHSQGGMMPRHYLKFLGGAAKVNALVGIAPDNHGTTLNGLTNLLPYFPGAGDLLSTATPALADQVAGSAFLTRLNAGGDTVPGVRYTVIATKYDEVVTPYRSQFLDGPDVRNVLIQNLCALDLSEHAALGLIDRIAFHEVANALDPAHATPTTCLSAIG encoded by the coding sequence ATGCTGCCCTGGAAGCACCTGCTCAGACCCCTGGCCGCACTGCTGCTGACCGCCGCGGTCGCGATCGTCCCCGCCACAGCCGCCACGGCCGCCACCGACCGGGCCGAAGCCGCGACCAGCAGGGGCTGGAACGACTACTCCTGCACACCGTCCGCCGCCCACCCGCGCCCCGTCGTCCTCGTCCACGGCACCTTCGCCAACTCCGTGGACAACTGGCTGGGCCTCGCCCCCTACCTGGTGAACCGCGACTACTGCGTCTACGCCCTCGACTACGGGCAACTGCCGGGCGTGCCGTTCTTCCACGGTCTCGGCCCCATCGACAAGTCGGCGGAGCAGCTGAAGACCTTCGTCGACAAGGTGCTCGCCGCGACCGGAGCCGCCGAGGCGGACCTCGTCGGCCACTCGCAGGGCGGCATGATGCCCCGCCACTACCTGAAGTTCCTCGGCGGAGCCGCCAAGGTGAACGCCCTCGTCGGCATCGCACCCGACAACCACGGCACCACCCTGAACGGACTGACCAACCTGCTCCCGTACTTCCCCGGTGCGGGCGACCTGCTCTCCACGGCCACCCCGGCCCTCGCCGACCAGGTGGCCGGCTCCGCCTTCCTGACCAGGCTCAACGCGGGCGGCGACACCGTGCCGGGCGTCCGCTACACGGTCATCGCCACCAAGTACGACGAGGTCGTCACGCCGTACCGTTCGCAGTTCCTCGACGGTCCGGACGTACGCAACGTCCTGATCCAGAACCTGTGCGCGCTCGACCTCTCCGAGCACGCGGCACTCGGGCTCATCGACCGGATCGCCTTCCACGAGGTGGCGAACGCCCTGGATCCGGCGCACGCCACCCCGACGACCTGTCTGTCGGCGATCGGCTAG
- a CDS encoding GNAT family N-acetyltransferase produces MTDNSEDLEIRPAVAADAEAVKAVTDAAYHHYVERIGVVPQPMRADYAADVGQGRVFVTGRPVTGLVVIRVIRAPEAHLFLDSVAVHPDAHGQGVGRRLLAFVEARARALDLPEVLLHTNALMWENQRIYRKYGYELVERRTEGPYDRLHYRKRLAP; encoded by the coding sequence ATGACAGACAACTCGGAAGACCTGGAGATCCGCCCCGCCGTCGCCGCCGACGCGGAGGCGGTGAAAGCCGTGACCGATGCGGCGTACCACCACTACGTCGAGCGCATCGGAGTCGTCCCGCAGCCCATGCGGGCGGATTACGCGGCCGACGTCGGCCAGGGGCGGGTGTTCGTCACGGGGCGGCCCGTGACCGGGCTCGTGGTGATCCGCGTGATCCGCGCGCCCGAGGCCCATCTGTTCCTCGACAGCGTCGCCGTCCACCCGGACGCCCACGGACAGGGCGTGGGGCGGCGGCTCCTCGCCTTCGTGGAGGCTCGTGCGCGGGCGCTGGACCTGCCCGAGGTCCTACTCCACACGAACGCGCTGATGTGGGAGAACCAGCGGATCTACCGGAAGTACGGGTACGAACTCGTGGAACGCCGGACGGAAGGCCCCTACGACCGGCTGCACTACCGCAAGCGGCTCGCACCCTGA
- a CDS encoding lytic polysaccharide monooxygenase auxiliary activity family 9 protein produces MPARPQAARFASVVAVGVAPLALTALATAPAVAHGSMTDPVSRVAACYAEGPESPKSAACKAAVAASGTQALYDWNGVNIANAAGKSKEIIPDGKLCSAGNDKYKGLDLARADWPASRLTSGNRTFRYKGTAPHKGSFELYVTKDGYDPTKPLKWSDLESKPFAKVTDPRMENGDYVFDGVVPVRSGRHLIYSVWQRSDSPEAFYTCSDVVFAEGGAGAEASAAPTASVPSDEEIADGTDESSVEHGGHGDDDPKTQATATAAASTTSDSGSGTDSGSGSGSGSEETAGAGEAADGSANGAGPAGGSENLAETGGSGSTTYIAVGGAAALAIGAAALFTSVRRRAVRGR; encoded by the coding sequence ATGCCCGCTCGCCCTCAGGCCGCCCGCTTCGCCAGCGTCGTCGCGGTCGGCGTCGCCCCGCTCGCCCTGACCGCCCTCGCCACCGCCCCGGCCGTCGCGCACGGCTCGATGACGGACCCGGTGAGCCGGGTCGCGGCCTGCTACGCGGAGGGCCCGGAGAGCCCGAAGTCCGCCGCCTGCAAGGCGGCGGTCGCGGCCAGTGGCACGCAGGCCCTCTACGACTGGAACGGCGTCAACATCGCGAACGCGGCCGGAAAGTCGAAGGAGATCATCCCCGACGGGAAGCTGTGCAGCGCCGGCAACGACAAGTACAAGGGCCTCGACCTGGCCCGCGCCGACTGGCCGGCCAGTCGGCTGACCTCGGGCAACCGCACCTTCCGGTACAAGGGGACCGCCCCGCACAAGGGCTCGTTCGAGCTGTACGTCACCAAGGACGGCTACGACCCGACGAAGCCGCTGAAGTGGTCGGACCTGGAGTCGAAGCCGTTCGCCAAGGTCACCGACCCGCGGATGGAGAACGGCGACTACGTCTTCGACGGGGTCGTCCCGGTCAGGTCGGGCCGTCATCTCATCTACTCGGTCTGGCAGCGCTCGGACTCCCCCGAGGCCTTCTACACCTGCTCGGACGTCGTCTTCGCCGAGGGCGGCGCGGGCGCGGAGGCCTCTGCCGCCCCGACCGCGTCGGTGCCGTCCGACGAGGAGATCGCGGACGGCACCGACGAGTCGTCCGTGGAGCACGGCGGTCACGGCGACGACGACCCGAAGACGCAGGCCACGGCCACGGCGGCCGCGAGCACGACGTCGGACTCGGGCTCCGGCACCGATTCCGGCTCCGGCTCCGGCTCCGGCTCCGAGGAGACGGCAGGGGCCGGTGAAGCGGCGGACGGCTCCGCGAACGGTGCCGGACCCGCCGGAGGTTCCGAGAACCTCGCCGAGACCGGCGGTTCCGGCTCGACCACGTACATCGCGGTCGGCGGGGCGGCCGCCCTGGCGATCGGCGCCGCGGCGTTGTTCACCTCGGTCCGTCGCCGTGCCGTGCGCGGCCGCTAG